One Methylophaga marina DNA window includes the following coding sequences:
- a CDS encoding FAD-dependent oxidoreductase — MTQTTLHTDIVIIGAGIAGLCLHHRLNDMGIHALLIENGQIGQGQTLSSQGIIHGGSKYALNGVLSKAAQVISTMPARWKDALNGEGDIDLRDVKKLADHQLLWSKDKLSSKMVSFFASKALSSRMQRVDKRDAPALFQDAGFKGTLYQLDEPVLDIPSLLKKITAKWRSRMLSVPSNSQYQWQRSGQQLESVQVGDITIHAQQFVLTAGEGNEVLLQSLSIKQPSMQRRPLQMVLCKSQNPNQPLPTIYAHSLGSGSKPIATISSHKTQQGDTVWYIGGNIAEEGVAKSQENLITEAKQLLNNILPWFELPALDWATHAVNRAEPKQSNLTRPDHAFIDSQQNLHICWPTKLALAPDLADQVLKAINVDAIEKRSYDNPDFPHPEIAKPLWDRVF, encoded by the coding sequence ATGACTCAAACTACTCTTCACACCGATATCGTCATTATCGGCGCAGGCATTGCTGGCTTATGTCTACATCATCGCCTTAACGATATGGGTATCCATGCCTTGCTCATAGAGAATGGGCAAATCGGCCAGGGACAAACGCTTAGCTCTCAAGGCATTATTCATGGTGGCAGTAAATATGCCCTGAACGGTGTGTTATCCAAAGCAGCGCAAGTCATCAGTACCATGCCTGCTCGCTGGAAAGACGCCCTAAATGGTGAAGGTGATATCGATCTTCGTGATGTCAAAAAATTGGCTGATCACCAACTACTCTGGTCTAAAGACAAACTGTCTTCAAAGATGGTGTCGTTTTTTGCCAGCAAAGCCTTAAGCAGCCGCATGCAGCGTGTTGATAAACGGGATGCGCCAGCATTATTTCAGGATGCAGGCTTTAAAGGCACACTCTATCAACTTGATGAGCCTGTATTAGATATTCCAAGCCTGCTGAAAAAAATCACGGCAAAATGGCGTTCGCGTATGTTATCAGTGCCTAGCAATAGCCAATACCAATGGCAACGTTCAGGACAACAGCTGGAGTCAGTTCAGGTTGGCGATATCACTATCCATGCCCAACAATTTGTGCTGACAGCAGGAGAAGGCAATGAAGTCTTATTGCAATCGCTGTCGATTAAACAACCCAGCATGCAGCGTAGACCGCTACAAATGGTGCTATGCAAGAGCCAAAACCCCAATCAACCTCTGCCGACCATCTATGCCCATAGCCTGGGTAGTGGTTCCAAACCTATTGCGACAATTTCCAGCCATAAAACACAGCAAGGTGACACGGTCTGGTATATCGGCGGCAATATCGCTGAAGAAGGCGTTGCTAAATCGCAAGAAAACTTGATCACCGAAGCCAAGCAATTGCTCAACAATATTTTGCCATGGTTTGAATTGCCAGCTCTTGATTGGGCCACGCATGCTGTGAACCGCGCAGAGCCCAAGCAATCCAATCTTACCCGACCGGATCATGCTTTTATTGATTCACAACAGAATCTTCATATTTGCTGGCCCACCAAATTAGCTCTGGCACCGGATTTAGCCGATCAGGTTCTGAAAGCCATTAATGTCGATGCTATAGAAAAACGCAGTTACGACAATCCTGATTTTCCTCACCCAGAGATCGCTAAACCGTTATGGGACAGAGTTTTTTGA
- the hldE gene encoding bifunctional D-glycero-beta-D-manno-heptose-7-phosphate kinase/D-glycero-beta-D-manno-heptose 1-phosphate adenylyltransferase HldE translates to MKFDFPEFHQARIAVIGDLMLDRFYYGKASRISPEAPVPVVNVERLEDVPGGAANVAMNIASLGAQCNITGITGADEAANVLKQKLHAVGVNCLFHQAAHNCTIIKSRVISSHQQLIRLDFEQRFTEQVAQDMEHLAEHVTDNAKVIVLSDYNKGTLAHPQYWIEKARDKQSLILVDPKGDDFTKYRGADLITPNMSEFEAVVGAVESEQDLISKAQTLIKSLNIKAILITRSEHGMTLVQADKPEFHLPAIAKEVADVTGAGDTVISTLATALAAGVSLEQAVTLANVAASIVVTKLGTSTVSEPELRQEYERHQGINNTDHCIGGAVTVEQLKMAVDQAKNRGEKVVFTNGCFDILHAGHVTYLQQARALGDRLIVAINTDESVTKLKGEGRPINTADRRLTVLAGLADVDWVTCFPGDTPEELLRLIQPDILVKGGDYDKKGVVGWEIVEAYGGEVKVMGLVENCSTTAIVNKINQRD, encoded by the coding sequence ATGAAATTTGATTTTCCTGAATTCCATCAAGCCCGTATTGCTGTTATTGGTGACTTGATGCTTGATCGTTTTTACTATGGCAAAGCCAGCCGAATTTCACCTGAAGCCCCTGTGCCAGTGGTGAATGTGGAACGCCTGGAAGATGTACCTGGTGGTGCTGCCAACGTGGCGATGAATATTGCTTCGTTGGGTGCACAATGTAATATCACCGGCATCACAGGGGCTGATGAAGCCGCCAATGTCCTCAAACAAAAACTGCATGCGGTGGGGGTGAATTGTTTATTTCATCAAGCCGCCCATAACTGCACCATTATCAAGTCACGTGTCATCAGCAGTCATCAACAGTTAATCCGTCTGGATTTTGAACAGCGTTTCACAGAGCAAGTGGCTCAGGATATGGAGCATTTAGCTGAGCACGTTACCGATAATGCGAAAGTGATTGTGCTGTCAGACTATAACAAGGGTACCTTAGCCCATCCGCAGTATTGGATTGAAAAAGCCAGAGATAAACAAAGCCTGATTTTGGTGGATCCGAAAGGAGACGATTTCACTAAATATCGTGGTGCCGATCTGATTACCCCGAATATGAGTGAGTTTGAGGCGGTCGTTGGCGCCGTGGAATCAGAACAGGATCTTATCAGCAAAGCGCAAACGCTGATTAAATCTCTGAATATTAAAGCGATTCTCATTACTCGTAGTGAACATGGTATGACGCTAGTGCAGGCGGATAAACCTGAATTTCATTTGCCTGCTATCGCTAAAGAAGTGGCTGATGTGACAGGCGCTGGTGATACCGTTATTTCAACATTAGCGACAGCATTAGCTGCCGGCGTCAGCCTGGAACAAGCGGTCACTTTAGCCAATGTAGCTGCCAGTATTGTGGTGACTAAACTAGGCACCTCAACGGTCAGTGAACCTGAACTGCGTCAGGAATATGAACGTCATCAGGGCATCAACAACACCGATCATTGCATTGGCGGTGCTGTTACCGTTGAGCAGTTAAAAATGGCGGTAGACCAAGCCAAAAACCGTGGTGAGAAAGTCGTGTTTACCAACGGCTGTTTTGATATTTTGCATGCCGGGCATGTGACTTACCTTCAACAAGCCAGAGCCTTGGGTGATCGTCTGATTGTTGCTATCAATACTGATGAATCAGTTACAAAATTAAAGGGTGAAGGTCGTCCAATTAATACCGCAGACAGACGTCTGACTGTTTTGGCTGGATTAGCTGATGTGGACTGGGTGACCTGTTTCCCTGGTGATACGCCAGAGGAGTTATTACGACTGATCCAGCCCGATATCCTGGTCAAAGGCGGTGACTATGATAAAAAAGGCGTGGTCGGCTGGGAAATCGTTGAAGCTTATGGCGGTGAAGTGAAAGTGATGGGGCTGGTGGAAAACTGCTCTACGACAGCAATTGTGAATAAAATTAATCAGCGCGACTAG
- the waaC gene encoding lipopolysaccharide heptosyltransferase I, with protein sequence MRVLIIKLTSMGDLMHALPALTDAAKVFPDIEFDWVVDSAFAAVPQWHPRVKRVITTSHRRWRQNWFGHLFNGEIGHFYKALNLDDYDVVIDMQNNLKSALVSLLRKGPVSGLDKYSCREKPAYLAYRHKLNVNPNQHAVERMRQIMAKALDYPLPDSEAEYGVDLAHCQLPQLAFELPKNYVMLVHNASWLTKLWPVQHWQALTLKAIEAGYSVVIPSGNDEEYQRALQIAAVSDHAYTLPRLPLDNVVAIMQGAKAALCSDTGLAHMAAMMDKPAITLYGSTDTHLIGTAGQNQQHLITGMSCSPCYKRRCPLPEAKSGMPVCMAEMQPDQVWNRLAAVLQAQ encoded by the coding sequence ATGCGCGTTCTGATAATTAAACTGACTTCAATGGGCGACCTGATGCATGCTCTGCCAGCGCTCACTGATGCTGCTAAGGTCTTTCCTGATATTGAATTTGACTGGGTGGTGGATAGTGCCTTTGCGGCGGTACCTCAATGGCATCCACGTGTGAAGCGTGTGATTACTACATCACACCGACGCTGGCGGCAAAACTGGTTTGGTCATTTATTTAATGGTGAGATAGGTCATTTTTATAAAGCATTAAATCTCGATGACTATGACGTTGTCATTGATATGCAAAATAATCTGAAAAGTGCCCTGGTCAGTCTGTTAAGAAAAGGACCCGTTTCCGGCCTGGACAAATACAGTTGTCGTGAAAAGCCGGCTTATCTTGCTTATCGCCATAAACTTAATGTGAATCCAAACCAGCATGCGGTTGAGCGTATGCGTCAGATTATGGCAAAAGCGCTTGATTATCCTTTGCCTGACTCCGAAGCAGAGTATGGCGTGGATTTGGCACACTGTCAGTTGCCACAATTGGCATTTGAACTACCAAAAAATTATGTAATGCTGGTTCACAACGCAAGTTGGCTAACGAAATTATGGCCAGTACAACATTGGCAAGCGTTGACCTTAAAAGCGATTGAAGCAGGATATTCTGTGGTAATCCCCTCAGGGAATGATGAAGAGTATCAGCGAGCCTTGCAGATCGCCGCTGTTAGCGACCATGCCTATACCTTACCGAGGTTGCCACTCGATAATGTCGTGGCCATTATGCAAGGTGCCAAAGCCGCTTTGTGTAGTGATACGGGCCTTGCGCATATGGCCGCAATGATGGATAAACCCGCCATTACTCTATATGGCTCAACGGATACGCATCTGATTGGCACAGCGGGCCAGAATCAGCAGCATTTGATTACAGGAATGTCGTGTTCACCTTGTTATAAACGACGTTGTCCTCTGCCAGAAGCAAAATCCGGTATGCCCGTATGTATGGCTGAGATGCAGCCAGACCAAGTCTGGAATAGACTCGCCGCTGTTTTACAAGCACAATAA
- a CDS encoding homoserine kinase has product MSVYTEVERDDLVAFLNDYSVGELVSYQGISDGIENTNYFVSTSKGEYVLTLFEQHTFGELAYFLDVMTFFYMNDIPSAHPEADSQGQYLKKLCGKPAALVVRLPGKGVNTTATVEQCAQIGDVLAEMHIVGQSFQSRRPSERGPDWRQQTAQQLLSKLDDDRASILKNELAYQQGYATLGLPEGVTHSDLFRDNALFEGNKLSGIIDFYFASDEYLLYDLAVAVNDWCVGEDGLPETNRYQSLMTHYLQKRALTESEQANWNMVCRAAALRFWLSRLQDQLFPREGELTQIKNPDAFLTILKYHREHPLTLDFN; this is encoded by the coding sequence ATGTCAGTTTACACTGAAGTCGAGCGCGACGATTTAGTCGCGTTTTTGAATGATTATTCTGTCGGGGAATTGGTGTCATATCAGGGCATCAGTGACGGCATCGAGAATACCAATTATTTTGTCAGTACAAGCAAAGGTGAGTATGTACTCACTTTATTTGAGCAGCACACTTTTGGTGAGTTAGCTTATTTTCTTGATGTGATGACGTTTTTTTATATGAATGATATTCCATCTGCGCATCCTGAAGCGGATAGCCAGGGGCAATATCTAAAGAAGCTCTGTGGCAAACCTGCGGCGCTGGTTGTGCGATTACCAGGCAAGGGCGTCAATACGACTGCTACAGTTGAGCAATGCGCACAAATTGGCGATGTACTGGCTGAGATGCACATTGTGGGGCAGTCATTTCAATCAAGACGACCTTCTGAGCGTGGTCCTGACTGGCGCCAGCAAACAGCACAGCAACTATTGTCTAAGCTGGATGATGACAGAGCGAGCATATTAAAAAATGAACTTGCTTATCAGCAAGGTTATGCGACGTTGGGATTACCTGAAGGGGTCACTCACTCAGACTTATTCCGTGATAATGCGTTGTTCGAGGGTAACAAACTTAGCGGCATTATCGACTTCTACTTTGCGAGTGATGAATACTTACTTTATGACTTGGCTGTCGCCGTGAATGATTGGTGTGTCGGAGAAGATGGTTTACCCGAAACTAATCGTTACCAGTCTCTTATGACGCACTATCTACAAAAAAGAGCATTAACAGAATCCGAGCAAGCCAATTGGAATATGGTTTGCCGGGCGGCGGCACTGCGTTTCTGGCTGTCTCGATTACAGGATCAACTTTTTCCGCGTGAAGGTGAGCTGACTCAAATTAAAAACCCGGATGCATTTTTAACTATTCTCAAGTATCACCGTGAGCATCCATTAACGCTGGATTTTAACTAA
- a CDS encoding DUF2782 domain-containing protein: MTTQVWADEKSVMEKPPVIPEPLQSGESMEPDINIIQEDDRTVEEYRMNGQLYMIKVTPSIGKPYYLMDSDGDGSLETKSFELDSGAVPNWILLEW, translated from the coding sequence ATGACAACCCAAGTTTGGGCAGATGAAAAATCAGTGATGGAAAAACCACCAGTGATTCCTGAGCCATTACAAAGCGGTGAAAGCATGGAGCCCGATATCAATATTATCCAGGAAGATGACCGTACTGTTGAAGAGTACCGAATGAATGGTCAGCTTTATATGATTAAAGTTACGCCGTCTATTGGCAAACCTTATTACTTGATGGACTCTGATGGGGATGGTTCACTTGAGACAAAAAGCTTTGAGCTGGACTCTGGTGCCGTTCCAAACTGGATTCTATTGGAGTGGTAA
- the polA gene encoding DNA polymerase I, whose product MSQSAPFVLVDGSSYLYRAFHAMFKADLRNSAGEPTGAVRGVTAMLRRLLADYPDSPIAVIFDAKGKTFRDELFAEYKAQRPPMPDDLRSQVQPVHDIIKAMGLPLLVIDGVEADDVIGTFARQATEKGLDVVISTGDKDMAQLVNQHVTLVNTMTETVLDIEGVKEKFGLPPELIIDFLALMGDKVDNIPGVPGVGEKTALSLLQNLGSLKDIYANLEAVRELDFRGAKKMPEKLAENKEMAELSYQLATIKCDVELDIHLEDIKNQPQDTEALLKLFKELEFRSWISELQSSDTSSTANNDSADNITTEQNYDTILDQQQWQVWLEKLQKAELFAFDTETTSLDYLEARIVGVSFAVKAGEAAYLPLKHDYPGAPEQLDFDSVMQDLKPLLESPKHLKVGQNLKYDRHVLLNHDINLQGIAHDTMLESYVLDSTATRHDMDSLAQKYLGRDTIHFEDIAGKGKKQLTFNEIGIEQASPYAAEDADITLQLHQTLWPKIENIPSLAKVYRELEMPLLPVLNTLERNGVNIDIWMLQQQSDNMARQIADLEEQAYAVAGQKFNLGSPKQLQEILYEKQQLPVKKKTPKGQPSTAEEVLQELADEGYELPQIIMQYRGLSKLKSTYTDKLPLQVNKTSGRVHTSYHQAVTATGRLSSSDPNLQNIPIRSENGRRIREAFVASDGYVLLAADYSQIELRIMAHLSGDKSLLNAFANGEDIHRHTASEIFGVALEDVTSDQRRSAKAINFGLIYGMSAHGLSRQLGIERHQAADYMNVYFERYPGVRQYMDSTRQQAKDQGYVETIFGRRLYLPEINSSNGMRRQYAERTAINAPMQGSAADIIKRAMIDIHTWLADADNGIKMIMQVHDELVFEVPKEQLDMARKTIEDFMVKAAQLNVPLEVGIGVGDNWEQAH is encoded by the coding sequence ATGAGTCAATCTGCCCCTTTCGTTCTGGTCGACGGTTCTTCTTATCTCTATCGCGCATTTCATGCCATGTTCAAAGCGGATCTTCGTAACTCCGCTGGTGAGCCGACCGGCGCCGTCAGAGGTGTGACCGCGATGTTACGCCGCTTATTGGCCGATTACCCTGACAGTCCGATTGCTGTCATTTTTGATGCGAAAGGGAAAACCTTCCGTGATGAGTTATTCGCTGAATACAAAGCGCAGCGCCCGCCTATGCCGGATGACTTACGTTCGCAAGTGCAGCCAGTGCATGACATTATTAAAGCCATGGGCCTGCCGCTACTGGTGATTGACGGCGTTGAAGCAGACGATGTGATAGGAACCTTTGCGCGTCAAGCGACTGAAAAAGGTCTGGATGTAGTCATCAGTACTGGCGATAAAGATATGGCCCAGCTGGTCAACCAGCATGTCACGCTGGTCAACACGATGACGGAAACTGTGTTGGATATAGAGGGCGTAAAAGAAAAGTTTGGTCTGCCACCAGAACTGATTATCGACTTTCTAGCTTTGATGGGCGATAAGGTGGACAACATTCCCGGCGTGCCCGGTGTGGGTGAAAAGACCGCCTTAAGCCTGCTACAAAATCTGGGCAGCCTGAAAGATATCTATGCCAACCTGGAAGCCGTGCGTGAGCTTGATTTTCGTGGTGCGAAAAAAATGCCGGAGAAACTGGCAGAAAACAAAGAAATGGCGGAACTGAGTTATCAACTTGCCACGATAAAATGTGATGTTGAATTAGATATTCATCTTGAAGATATCAAAAATCAACCGCAAGACACCGAAGCACTGCTCAAGTTGTTTAAGGAACTCGAGTTCCGCAGTTGGATAAGTGAATTACAATCTTCAGATACCTCATCAACAGCGAATAATGATTCAGCTGATAACATTACGACAGAACAAAATTACGACACTATCCTGGATCAGCAACAATGGCAGGTCTGGTTAGAAAAACTGCAAAAAGCGGAACTGTTTGCCTTTGATACCGAAACCACCAGTCTCGACTACCTTGAAGCCAGAATTGTCGGTGTTTCGTTTGCAGTAAAAGCAGGGGAAGCGGCTTACTTACCGCTCAAACATGACTATCCAGGTGCACCGGAGCAATTGGACTTTGATAGTGTTATGCAGGATCTCAAACCCTTACTTGAAAGTCCTAAACACCTCAAAGTCGGCCAAAACCTGAAATACGATCGCCATGTATTACTCAATCATGACATCAATCTGCAAGGGATAGCTCATGACACCATGCTCGAATCCTATGTGCTTGATAGCACGGCAACCCGGCATGATATGGACTCATTAGCTCAAAAATATCTGGGCCGAGATACGATTCATTTTGAAGATATTGCCGGAAAAGGTAAAAAACAACTGACATTCAATGAGATAGGTATAGAACAAGCCTCGCCTTATGCCGCAGAAGATGCTGATATCACTTTGCAACTACACCAGACTTTATGGCCTAAAATTGAAAACATTCCGTCTCTGGCCAAAGTGTATCGAGAATTGGAAATGCCGCTATTGCCGGTACTAAACACATTGGAACGTAATGGCGTCAATATCGATATCTGGATGCTGCAGCAGCAAAGCGACAATATGGCTAGACAAATTGCGGATCTCGAAGAGCAGGCTTATGCCGTTGCCGGTCAAAAATTCAACCTGGGTTCACCAAAACAATTGCAAGAAATTCTTTACGAGAAACAGCAATTACCGGTGAAAAAGAAAACGCCTAAAGGTCAGCCATCAACGGCAGAGGAGGTCTTACAAGAATTAGCGGACGAAGGGTATGAACTGCCACAAATCATTATGCAATATCGTGGACTGAGCAAACTGAAATCCACTTATACCGATAAGTTGCCTCTTCAGGTCAATAAAACCAGTGGGCGAGTACACACTTCGTATCATCAGGCCGTCACCGCTACTGGACGATTATCCTCCTCTGATCCTAATCTACAGAATATTCCTATCCGCAGTGAGAATGGTCGCCGCATTCGTGAAGCCTTTGTTGCATCGGATGGTTACGTCTTATTAGCAGCCGATTACTCACAAATCGAACTACGCATTATGGCGCATTTATCTGGTGATAAAAGCTTACTGAATGCCTTTGCTAATGGCGAAGATATTCACCGTCATACCGCCTCAGAGATCTTTGGTGTGGCATTAGAAGACGTCACCAGCGATCAACGCCGTAGCGCCAAAGCCATTAATTTTGGTCTGATTTATGGCATGTCTGCACATGGCTTGTCTCGACAACTCGGTATCGAACGCCATCAGGCTGCGGACTATATGAATGTCTATTTTGAACGTTACCCAGGCGTTCGTCAGTATATGGACAGCACTCGCCAGCAGGCCAAAGATCAGGGGTATGTTGAAACCATCTTTGGACGACGTCTGTACCTACCAGAAATTAATTCCAGTAATGGTATGCGCCGCCAATATGCCGAACGCACAGCGATTAATGCGCCTATGCAAGGCAGTGCAGCTGACATCATCAAACGCGCCATGATTGATATCCATACCTGGTTAGCTGATGCCGATAATGGCATCAAAATGATCATGCAAGTACACGATGAGCTGGTATTTGAAGTGCCGAAAGAGCAGCTGGATATGGCAAGAAAGACCATTGAAGATTTTATGGTGAAAGCCGCTCAATTAAATGTGCCACTGGAAGTGGGTATTGGGGTTGGTGATAATTGGGAGCAAGCACACTAA
- the xerC gene encoding tyrosine recombinase XerC, whose translation MRSEIIHPVDDFLDNLSQQRRLSEHTVNNYRRDLLQLADYIEQKNISDWTVLKSSQLRQFIAFLHRKGLSGKTIQRMLSATRSFYQFLIKRGLVDFNPAQAVQAPKTEKLLPSTLDVDQMNALLDNTRPDTFVAARDRAMMELFYSSGLRLAELAALELRDIDFGDHLVHVTGKGNKDRVCPFGGKALSALQDWLDKRDQLGFFDQPAVFITQQGRRLGVRSIQKRLSYWGKKQGISDRVHPHRLRHAFASHMLEASGDLRAVQELLGHADISTTQIYTHVDFQHLAKVYDSAHPRAKKRSDS comes from the coding sequence ATGCGCAGTGAGATAATTCACCCTGTTGATGACTTTCTGGACAATTTGTCGCAACAGCGGCGCTTGTCTGAACATACAGTTAACAATTATCGTCGCGATTTACTGCAACTTGCAGACTATATCGAGCAAAAAAATATCTCAGACTGGACGGTTCTTAAATCCAGTCAGCTCAGACAGTTCATCGCTTTTTTGCATCGTAAAGGCTTGTCTGGCAAAACCATTCAGCGCATGTTATCAGCGACGCGTTCTTTTTATCAGTTTCTGATTAAACGAGGCCTGGTTGACTTCAATCCAGCGCAAGCAGTACAAGCACCTAAAACAGAAAAACTCTTGCCATCTACACTGGATGTGGATCAGATGAATGCCTTACTGGATAACACACGCCCTGATACTTTTGTGGCTGCAAGAGACCGCGCCATGATGGAACTCTTTTATTCCTCCGGTCTGCGATTAGCTGAACTGGCTGCTCTTGAGTTACGAGATATCGATTTTGGTGATCATCTGGTGCATGTCACTGGTAAAGGAAATAAAGACCGGGTTTGTCCTTTTGGTGGCAAAGCTTTATCTGCATTACAAGATTGGCTGGATAAACGCGATCAACTCGGCTTTTTTGATCAACCAGCCGTTTTTATCACGCAACAAGGACGACGTTTAGGTGTGCGTTCTATCCAAAAACGACTGAGTTACTGGGGTAAAAAACAAGGTATTTCTGATCGTGTTCATCCTCATCGACTCAGGCATGCATTTGCATCGCATATGCTTGAAGCCAGTGGTGATTTACGTGCGGTGCAGGAGCTGTTGGGACATGCCGATATTAGTACGACTCAGATTTATACTCATGTGGATTTTCAGCATCTTGCTAAGGTGTATGATTCAGCGCATCCGCGAGCTAAAAAGCGCTCAGATTCATAA
- a CDS encoding DUF484 family protein: MVDTTTDLTLEQIEQYLEAHPDLFLEQPHLLELLNLNSSPEGTISLAQRQTHRLQEKNQQLNEQLHALIDNAHSNAALEKRVHNLCLSIMDAVDLADLINLIQTELKHEFAADEVALRLFYQGQHKLDLPQLEANVSQLHADDKKLRIFDNLFTKQEPVCGRLTKAQKGLLFDERAEEINSVACLPLGHQPCAGLLAIGSVDANRFHADMATDYLRFLGEVFMRVVRQYTHQQHAQ; the protein is encoded by the coding sequence GTGGTCGACACTACAACAGATTTAACACTGGAACAGATTGAACAGTATTTAGAGGCACATCCTGATCTGTTTCTTGAGCAGCCTCATCTGCTGGAGTTGCTAAACCTGAACAGCTCTCCGGAAGGGACTATTTCTCTAGCCCAGAGACAGACCCATCGCTTACAAGAAAAAAACCAACAGCTTAATGAACAGCTTCATGCGCTGATTGATAATGCACACAGTAACGCAGCATTAGAAAAGCGTGTGCACAATCTTTGTTTAAGCATCATGGATGCTGTGGATTTGGCTGATCTCATCAACTTAATTCAGACAGAACTCAAGCATGAGTTTGCTGCAGATGAAGTGGCATTGAGGCTGTTCTATCAGGGCCAGCATAAACTTGATTTACCTCAACTTGAAGCCAATGTGTCACAGCTTCATGCTGATGATAAAAAACTACGTATTTTTGACAACTTATTTACCAAACAAGAACCCGTGTGTGGTCGCTTAACCAAAGCACAGAAAGGATTACTGTTTGATGAACGGGCTGAAGAGATTAATTCTGTTGCGTGTTTGCCTTTAGGTCATCAACCTTGTGCCGGTTTATTAGCCATTGGCAGTGTCGATGCTAATCGTTTCCATGCGGATATGGCGACCGACTATCTGCGTTTCTTGGGTGAAGTATTTATGCGTGTTGTCAGACAATATACTCACCAACAGCATGCGCAGTGA
- the dapF gene encoding diaminopimelate epimerase: MLKFSKMHGLGNDFIVIDAIQQNVQLSTEQIRFMADRHFGIGCDQLLLVEKSTSADVDFRYRIFNADGGEVSQCGNGARCFARYVHDQGLTTKETIAVETASGVIYPTIQADGNVRVDMGKPAFAPEKVPFMAESEAVTYLIDVQGYDKVEIASVSMGNPHAVMLVDDVDTAVVEKIGPVMESHERFPERVNVGFMQLVNSETIRLRVFERGSGETTACGTGACAAVVTGIRRGLLARDVTVSLPGGQLQISWPDENASVWMTGPAEHVFDGEIAWSTLQQI, from the coding sequence ATGTTGAAATTCAGCAAAATGCATGGCTTGGGCAATGATTTCATTGTGATTGATGCCATTCAGCAAAATGTACAACTGAGCACAGAGCAAATCCGCTTTATGGCGGATAGGCATTTTGGTATTGGTTGTGATCAGCTTTTGCTGGTTGAAAAATCCACATCGGCCGATGTGGATTTTCGTTACCGGATTTTTAATGCCGATGGTGGTGAAGTCTCGCAATGCGGGAATGGCGCACGTTGTTTTGCTCGCTATGTTCATGATCAGGGGTTGACCACTAAAGAAACAATTGCTGTGGAAACGGCATCAGGTGTGATTTACCCAACAATACAAGCTGACGGTAACGTTCGGGTCGATATGGGAAAACCGGCTTTTGCACCAGAAAAAGTGCCTTTTATGGCTGAATCTGAAGCAGTGACCTACCTCATAGATGTGCAGGGGTATGATAAAGTCGAAATTGCCAGTGTTTCGATGGGAAATCCACATGCGGTGATGCTGGTCGATGATGTCGATACTGCTGTCGTAGAAAAAATAGGTCCTGTTATGGAGTCTCATGAACGTTTTCCGGAACGTGTTAATGTCGGCTTTATGCAATTAGTGAATTCAGAAACGATTCGGTTACGTGTTTTTGAACGCGGTTCAGGTGAAACAACAGCCTGTGGCACAGGGGCTTGTGCCGCCGTTGTAACAGGTATTCGCCGAGGTTTATTAGCCAGAGATGTAACTGTCTCTTTACCTGGAGGGCAGTTGCAGATTAGCTGGCCAGATGAAAATGCCTCTGTATGGATGACCGGCCCTGCAGAGCATGTATTTGACGGAGAAATTGCGTGGTCGACACTACAACAGATTTAA
- the lptM gene encoding LPS translocon maturation chaperone LptM yields MRAISCWTRLALLVCVLMAVTGCGQKGDLYMPEGQTNLIAAG; encoded by the coding sequence ATGCGAGCAATTTCTTGCTGGACCAGACTGGCATTGCTGGTTTGCGTGCTGATGGCCGTGACTGGCTGTGGACAAAAAGGGGATCTTTACATGCCGGAAGGTCAGACAAATTTAATTGCGGCAGGGTAA